A single window of Scylla paramamosain isolate STU-SP2022 chromosome 41, ASM3559412v1, whole genome shotgun sequence DNA harbors:
- the LOC135092828 gene encoding dentin sialophosphoprotein-like: MRFLVAFVGLLCVARAALSFHLPAAQSPLSLGLLAGDVAVDRGISPRLMATDDDGDSRMMRDASASDSASSSEESDDSSNSSSRMMRDDSTSDSSNDSRMMRDASTSDSASSSNESDDSSNSGSYSRMMRDDSDSDSDSGSSVSNDSRMMKDASASDSASSSNESDDSSNSGSNSRMMRDDSDSDSDSSVSNDSRMMRDASDSDSASSSNESDDSSNSGSNSRMMRDDSDSDSNSSGSNDSRMMRDASASDSASSSNESDDSSNSGSYSRMMRDDSDSDSDSSVSNDSRMMRDTSDSASDDSTSDDSSN; encoded by the exons ATGAG GTTCTTGGTCGCCTTCGTTGGCCTGTTGTGTGTGGCGAGAGCAGCAttatccttccatcttcctgcTGCCCAATCCCCACTCTCCCTTGGCCTTCTTGCTGG GGATGTGGCTGTTGACCGGGGAATCTCTCCACGCCTTATGgccactgatgatgatggtgattcaCGTATGATGAGGGACGCCTCTGCTTCTGATTCAGCTTCATCTTCTGAAGAGtctgatgattctagtaattcTTCTTCACGCATGATGAGGGACGACTCTACTTCTGATTCTTCTAATGATTCACGAATGATGAGGGACGCCTCTACTTCTGATTCTGCTTCATCTTCTAATGAGtctgatgattctagtaattcTGGTTCTTACTCACGTATGATGAGGGATGACtctgattctgattctgattctgGTTCTAGTGTTTCTAATGATTCACGCATGATGAAGGATGCTTCTGCTTCTGATTCTGCTTCATCTTCTAATGAGtctgatgattctagtaattcTGGTTCTAACTCACGTATGATGAGGGATGACtctgattctgattctgattctAGTGTTTCTAATGATTCACGCATGATGAGGGACGCCTCTGATTCTGATTCTGCTTCATCTTCTAATGAGtctgatgattctagtaattcTGGTTCTAACTCACGTATGATGAGGGATGACTCTGATTCCGATTCTAATTCTAGTGGTTCTAATGATTCACGCATGATGAGGGACGCCTCTGCTTCTGATTCTGCTTCATCTTCTAATGAGtctgatgattctagtaattcTGGTTCTTACTCACGCATGATGAGGGATGACtctgattctgattctgattctAGTGTTTCTAATGATTCACGCATGATGAGGGACACCTCTGATTCTGCTTCTGATGATTCAACTTCTGATGATTCTAGTAActga